The genomic segment GATCGTGCCTGTGACCGGTCTGGCTGTTGCGACCCTCGCGCCCAGGGATGCGGCCAGCGGTTCTGCCATCTTCAACATTTTCCGAAACGTCGGTGGTAGTTTCGGAATCGCGCTTCTGTCCACTCTTGTCACGCGCCGTGAACAATTTCACGATCTGCGGATAGGAGAGGCAGTTACCACCTATTCTCCCATAACGCAGGCCCGTCTTGAGGCAGTGCAACAGAATTTCGTGACCAAAGGCTTCGATCCGGTGACTGCGCTCAAGCAAGGCTACGCCGTCATCAAATCAATCATGAGCCACGACGCATTCATCATGGCGTTCAACGACGCCTTTCTCGTCATTGCTTTCAGTTTGCTCGTGGCCGCCGCAGCCATTTGGGCGTGCAAGGTACCCGGGAAAGGTAAGGCGGGGATGGCCACCGGCTAAGCGCCAGCTCAAACAGGGCGCGCGATGGTCAGACCAGCCTTGAGCCTGATCGTCAACCCGGTATCCTCGCGAGATATGCATCATGACCATCACCGCTGGTACTCACACCGCCTGAATCGCGACATGGGCGTCGCCGTTTATGGCCATTACGGTTTGCCCATCCTCGCCTTCCCCACGAGCTGCGGCGACGAACATGAGCAGGAAGGGCAGGGCATGATCCGCACCCTTGGCCCTTACCTCGACCAGGGACGAATCAGGATTTTCTGCATCAACGGAGTCCAGAGCGATTCGTTCAATAACAAGGGAGCGCACCCCTTCCATCGCAGCTGGCTCCAGGCGCAATACGACGACTACGTAGCGAAAGAAGTCTTCCCCTTCATCGACTCCCAATGCCAGACACCCGGCATAGCGATCACCACCTACGGCGCATCACTGGGCGCCTATCACGCGGCCAACACCCTCTTCAAGCATCCCGACCGGGTGAAACGCTGCTACGCGCTCTCAGGCGTCTACGACCTGCGCGATTCCATGGATGGAATATACGACGACAACTTCTACTTCAATAACCCGGTGGACTACATGGCCAACCAGAATGACCCATGGTTTCTCGATCAATATCGGAGTTGTGACATCCACCTAGCGACTGGCTCCGGCCCGTGGGAAGTGCCGGGCCCGACCTACCGAATGTCTGAAGTGCTCAGG from the Pirellulales bacterium genome contains:
- a CDS encoding alpha/beta hydrolase-fold protein, translated to MSLIVNPVSSRDMHHDHHRWYSHRLNRDMGVAVYGHYGLPILAFPTSCGDEHEQEGQGMIRTLGPYLDQGRIRIFCINGVQSDSFNNKGAHPFHRSWLQAQYDDYVAKEVFPFIDSQCQTPGIAITTYGASLGAYHAANTLFKHPDRVKRCYALSGVYDLRDSMDGIYDDNFYFNNPVDYMANQNDPWFLDQYRSCDIHLATGSGPWEVPGPTYRMSEVLRNRGIAHHLDDWGPKGGHEWPYWHHQMWEYVGAHF